One stretch of Amycolatopsis sp. NBC_00345 DNA includes these proteins:
- a CDS encoding Lrp/AsnC family transcriptional regulator, whose amino-acid sequence MITAIVLINLEADAIPEAAQAIADLDGVAEVYSCAGDVDLIATVRVRAHEDLADLVPGRIGKVDGVLDTVTHIAFRSYSRADTDSAFEIGVEGA is encoded by the coding sequence GTGATCACGGCGATCGTGCTGATCAATCTAGAGGCCGACGCGATCCCGGAGGCCGCGCAGGCGATCGCGGACCTGGACGGGGTCGCGGAGGTCTACTCCTGCGCCGGCGACGTCGACCTGATCGCCACCGTGCGGGTCCGGGCGCACGAAGACCTGGCCGACCTCGTCCCCGGCCGCATCGGCAAGGTCGACGGGGTGCTGGACACGGTCACGCACATCGCGTTCCGCTCCTACTCGCGCGCGGACACCGACTCGGCGTTCGAGATCGGCGTCGAAGGCGCCTGA